In Persicimonas caeni, a single window of DNA contains:
- a CDS encoding ATP-binding response regulator, with protein sequence MTETKTKHVEMLAKQIVELQERLREAEEKAEEMTRLKSSLLTNMSHEIRTPLTSMLAHAAILESRLDDENLEAVRAIKRAGARLTETLNSVLTLAQLDGQFLQPSPEDLDLVELVTETVDSLRPQADDKELALYVSAQQDELPTHCDPRCMRRILVNLIENAVKFTDHGEIEVAVSTDDDDIIIEVRDTGAGISEDFIHDMFEEFTQESTGLTRTHEGSGLGLAITKRLVEAMDGAIDVDSEKDRGTTFKVRLPWIDACAPQDSNDETCDLAAMLAKSARCGSSQTLPSMSVLLVEDNRDIRRVLSQLLEALGDVVTCSDAETALRAAGEREFDVVIMDISLPRMDGVQALQKLRTMNGYQDIPVIAMTGHALPGDRERFLEAGFTDYIGKPFPPSALLKKLRKRLCS encoded by the coding sequence GTGACCGAGACGAAAACAAAGCACGTCGAAATGCTCGCCAAGCAGATTGTCGAGCTCCAAGAGCGACTGCGCGAGGCCGAAGAGAAAGCCGAAGAGATGACTCGGCTCAAGTCGTCGTTGTTGACGAATATGAGCCACGAGATCCGCACGCCGTTAACCAGCATGTTGGCTCACGCCGCCATTCTGGAGAGCCGGCTCGACGATGAGAACCTCGAGGCGGTGCGTGCCATCAAACGCGCCGGGGCACGCCTGACCGAGACGCTCAATTCGGTGCTCACGCTCGCCCAGCTCGACGGCCAATTCTTGCAGCCCAGCCCCGAAGATCTCGACCTTGTCGAGCTGGTTACCGAGACGGTCGACTCGCTGCGCCCACAGGCCGACGACAAAGAGCTCGCCCTGTATGTCAGCGCCCAACAAGACGAGTTGCCCACCCACTGCGACCCGCGTTGCATGCGCCGCATCTTGGTCAACCTGATCGAAAACGCCGTCAAGTTCACCGACCACGGCGAGATCGAGGTGGCGGTGTCGACTGACGATGACGACATCATCATCGAGGTGCGCGACACCGGCGCCGGTATCTCCGAGGACTTCATCCACGACATGTTCGAGGAGTTTACCCAGGAGTCGACCGGCCTCACGCGCACCCACGAGGGAAGCGGCCTCGGGCTGGCCATCACCAAACGGTTGGTCGAAGCGATGGACGGCGCTATCGACGTCGACTCCGAAAAGGACCGGGGAACCACCTTCAAGGTGCGCCTGCCCTGGATCGACGCTTGCGCGCCGCAGGATTCCAACGACGAGACTTGCGACCTGGCCGCGATGCTCGCCAAATCGGCGCGCTGTGGCTCGTCTCAGACGCTACCCTCGATGTCGGTGCTGCTCGTCGAGGACAACCGCGATATCCGTCGCGTGCTCTCCCAACTCCTCGAAGCCCTCGGCGACGTGGTCACCTGCAGTGACGCCGAGACCGCGCTGAGAGCTGCCGGCGAGCGTGAATTCGACGTCGTCATCATGGATATCAGCCTGCCGCGTATGGACGGTGTACAGGCGCTCCAGAAGTTGCGTACAATGAACGGGTACCAAGACATCCCGGTAATCGCCATGACCGGGCACGCACTGCCCGGCGACCGTGAGCGCTTCTTGGAGGCTGGCTTCACCGACTATATCGGCAAGCCATTCCCTCCCTCGGCGCTGCTCAAGAAGCTGCGCAAGCGGCTTTGCAGCTAG
- a CDS encoding TauD/TfdA family dioxygenase: MTRFDETLKVYPLRDNGQELPLVVEARSNRKVDDLVGWIEQNRDRLTEQLTDHGALLFRGFDVRGPQDFENVARTLEPGLQNEYLGTSPRENLTDYVFSASELPGYYPIPQHCEMTFVKNPPQRLFFCCLEEPNAGMGQTPLVDFREVYRQMDDAVLSRFIDRGVRIIRNYSGPNSPDGPDLWKLKRWDDMFGTTDRSVVEQKCAEQGFEVTWRDKDQLRLVHEQDAVREHPQTGVPAWFNHTQVFHLSSAPSEFARIFEHAQRTPRIWLLWQATRLMVWAKRTFTPAENQSLHCTHADGGEIADDDMEHVRDVIWNNMVAYDWKYGDMVAIDNNSVSHGRLPYTGPREVVVAWA, translated from the coding sequence ATGACTCGCTTTGACGAGACGTTGAAAGTCTATCCGCTGCGCGACAACGGCCAAGAGCTGCCGCTCGTCGTCGAGGCCCGCTCCAACAGAAAGGTCGACGACCTGGTCGGCTGGATCGAGCAAAATCGCGACCGACTCACCGAGCAGTTAACTGACCATGGTGCCCTGCTCTTTCGTGGCTTCGACGTCCGCGGGCCCCAAGACTTCGAGAACGTCGCCCGCACCCTCGAGCCGGGGCTGCAAAACGAGTATCTAGGCACATCCCCACGCGAAAACCTGACCGACTACGTCTTCTCGGCCAGCGAACTTCCCGGCTACTATCCCATCCCGCAACACTGCGAGATGACCTTCGTCAAGAACCCACCGCAACGCCTCTTCTTTTGCTGCCTCGAAGAGCCCAACGCCGGCATGGGTCAAACCCCGCTGGTCGACTTTCGTGAGGTCTACCGCCAGATGGACGACGCGGTGCTCTCGCGCTTCATCGACCGCGGCGTCCGCATCATCCGAAACTACAGCGGGCCCAACAGCCCCGACGGCCCCGACCTCTGGAAGCTGAAGCGCTGGGACGACATGTTCGGCACCACCGACCGGTCGGTCGTCGAGCAAAAATGCGCCGAACAGGGCTTCGAGGTTACCTGGCGTGACAAAGACCAGCTTCGCCTCGTCCACGAACAAGACGCCGTGCGAGAGCACCCGCAGACAGGCGTTCCCGCCTGGTTCAACCACACCCAGGTCTTCCACCTGTCGTCCGCCCCGAGCGAATTTGCCCGGATTTTCGAGCACGCCCAGCGCACCCCGCGCATCTGGCTACTGTGGCAAGCCACCCGGCTGATGGTCTGGGCGAAACGCACGTTCACCCCTGCCGAGAACCAATCCCTACACTGCACCCACGCCGACGGCGGCGAAATCGCCGACGACGACATGGAGCACGTGCGCGACGTCATCTGGAACAATATGGTCGCCTACGACTGGAAATACGGCGACATGGTTGCCATCGACAACAACTCTGTCAGCCACGGCCGCCTGCCCTACACCGGCCCTCGTGAGGTCGTGGTCGCCTGGGCATAA
- a CDS encoding NAD(P)H-dependent flavin oxidoreductase: MSVPEIFQNTRLPVVAAPMFLVSGPELVLASCKAGITGTFPALNQRTTEGFREWVVDIKDELAKFAEENPDAPVGPFGVNLIVHRSNPRMRADLEVCVEQEVPLVITSLGAVTEVVDAVHSYGGVVFHDVTNRRHAQKAAEAGVDGIVLVAGGAGGHAGTTNPFALLSDIRPVFDGTIILAGALSTGRDIAAAKAMGADLAYMGTRFIATAESRGQDAYKEMICEARPEDIIHTPAVSGVPANFMRQSLEQNDFDMEKLLDPGQVDFGEKLTVSDEAKAWKTVWSAGHGVSAIDEVPSVAELVDRLEAEYLEACRELAAEVG; encoded by the coding sequence ATGTCAGTTCCCGAGATTTTTCAGAACACCCGACTCCCCGTCGTCGCCGCGCCGATGTTCCTCGTCTCCGGGCCGGAGTTGGTCCTCGCCTCCTGCAAGGCGGGCATCACCGGCACCTTCCCGGCGCTCAACCAGCGCACCACCGAGGGGTTTCGTGAGTGGGTCGTCGACATCAAAGACGAACTCGCGAAATTTGCCGAGGAAAACCCCGACGCTCCCGTCGGCCCGTTCGGCGTCAACCTGATCGTGCACCGCTCCAACCCTCGCATGCGTGCCGACCTCGAGGTGTGCGTCGAGCAAGAGGTGCCGCTCGTGATCACCTCGCTCGGTGCGGTGACCGAGGTCGTCGACGCGGTGCACAGCTACGGCGGCGTCGTCTTCCACGACGTGACCAACCGTCGCCACGCTCAGAAGGCCGCCGAGGCCGGCGTCGACGGCATCGTGCTCGTCGCCGGCGGCGCCGGGGGCCACGCAGGCACGACCAACCCGTTCGCGCTGCTGAGCGATATCCGCCCGGTCTTCGACGGCACGATCATCCTGGCCGGCGCGCTTTCGACCGGCCGCGATATCGCCGCCGCAAAGGCGATGGGCGCCGACCTCGCCTACATGGGCACCCGCTTTATCGCTACCGCGGAGAGCCGCGGCCAGGACGCCTACAAAGAGATGATCTGCGAGGCGCGTCCCGAAGACATCATCCACACCCCGGCGGTATCGGGTGTGCCGGCGAACTTCATGCGCCAGAGCCTCGAGCAGAACGACTTCGACATGGAGAAGCTGCTCGACCCGGGTCAGGTCGACTTTGGCGAAAAACTCACCGTCAGCGACGAGGCCAAGGCGTGGAAGACCGTCTGGTCGGCCGGCCACGGGGTGAGCGCCATCGACGAGGTGCCCTCGGTCGCCGAACTCGTCGACCGGCTCGAAGCGGAGTACCTCGAGGCGTGCCGCGAGCTGGCAGCCGAAGTAGGCTGA
- a CDS encoding acyl-CoA-binding protein: MSELRQEFDDAAERVQNLSERPSNDDLLELYALYKQATEGDVSGKRPGLTNFKGRAKYDAWKGKKGMESEKAMREYIALVERLEG; the protein is encoded by the coding sequence ATGTCTGAACTAAGACAGGAATTTGACGACGCCGCCGAGCGTGTCCAGAACCTTTCCGAGCGCCCCTCGAATGACGATTTGCTCGAGCTGTATGCCCTGTACAAGCAGGCGACCGAGGGCGACGTCAGTGGAAAACGCCCCGGCCTGACCAACTTCAAGGGCCGCGCGAAATACGATGCATGGAAGGGTAAAAAAGGAATGGAGAGCGAAAAAGCCATGCGCGAGTACATCGCGCTGGTCGAGCGGCTGGAAGGGTGA
- a CDS encoding transposase: protein MGHPLRNQEKDAIYELGNRTLHQIYALLPEEEVNRIILGLLAKYAWRYGVEIFAFCFMSNHFHLLARCRSLQMHLFMRDFQSQLAKKINKLRNRTGTFWERRYTAIKVLDDDAMVDRLRYIVCNPCESDLVRHPKKWPGLCSWDIHASRKPLVAEVVNRKKYWAEKRKKKNEGKTEAELIELATERYTLEMAKLPQWKDLDDEAYHQKIVETCHEHAGELAKRRKKPCIGPQKVLATSWTDRPKEPKKAPRPLCHGGDLEQRIAYRDSCHLLVDRYRDAVDKWRKGKSEVSFPDGTIPPGHQFCVGGSHDIRREPPPSIR from the coding sequence ATGGGACACCCGCTGCGAAATCAGGAAAAGGACGCCATCTACGAATTGGGCAATCGCACCTTGCACCAGATATACGCCCTACTGCCCGAGGAGGAGGTCAACCGCATTATTCTGGGACTCCTGGCCAAGTACGCCTGGCGCTACGGCGTCGAGATCTTTGCGTTTTGCTTCATGAGCAACCACTTCCACCTCCTGGCGCGCTGCCGCTCGCTGCAGATGCACCTGTTCATGCGCGACTTTCAGAGCCAGCTCGCGAAGAAGATCAACAAACTACGTAATCGCACTGGCACTTTCTGGGAGCGCCGATACACAGCCATCAAGGTGCTGGACGACGACGCGATGGTCGACCGCTTGCGCTACATCGTCTGCAACCCGTGCGAATCCGACCTTGTGCGCCATCCGAAGAAGTGGCCAGGACTATGCTCATGGGACATTCACGCGAGCAGAAAGCCGCTGGTGGCGGAGGTGGTCAACCGAAAGAAGTACTGGGCGGAGAAGCGCAAAAAGAAGAACGAAGGCAAGACTGAAGCAGAGCTCATCGAACTGGCCACCGAGCGCTACACGCTCGAGATGGCCAAGCTTCCGCAGTGGAAGGACCTCGATGACGAGGCGTATCACCAGAAGATTGTCGAGACATGCCACGAGCACGCAGGCGAGTTAGCTAAGCGGCGCAAAAAACCGTGTATTGGACCCCAAAAAGTGCTCGCCACAAGCTGGACCGACCGCCCGAAAGAGCCCAAGAAAGCCCCGCGCCCCCTGTGTCACGGCGGCGACCTAGAGCAGCGCATTGCATACCGCGACAGCTGCCACCTACTCGTCGACCGCTATCGAGATGCCGTAGACAAGTGGCGCAAAGGGAAGTCAGAGGTGAGCTTTCCCGACGGCACGATTCCACCCGGCCACCAATTCTGCGTAGGCGGCAGTCATGACATACGTCGTGAGCCGCCACCATCCATCCGGTAG
- a CDS encoding carboxylesterase/lipase family protein: MQRFVLVLCLMTAVTACGNDPAGDSSDADRWINPESRADAGDDARGSGDVGGAGDTDSADDAGDAGSDATGDAGLPEGVVMTEEGPVQGDEFAGVTSFFGVPYAKPPVGELRWKAPRPPEPRSETLQADSFGPACPQPRDNANLQEQSEDCLKLNVWAPGLGDAEPKPVMVWLHGGGFVGGSSRQTGNSGRPLFDGEDLARNGVVVVTLDYRLGALGFLAHESFIGDDPTYPAAGNYGLLDQIRALEWLQANIAQFGGDPDNITLFGQSAGAASICTLMTLPQAEGLFDRAIMQSGYCPGWLRKLDERQVRQEAATEQGARLAQAVGCADSADVAQCLRSKPAEDLVQAFVLPEDSTERPEGFSPILDGHLIQQSPRQVVEQGGAHSIPLVIGVNSDEGSFYGFQDRNMTDEEYETRLAELFPTLDHVIIREYPSNDYLEPWRALADVWGDAIIVCPSRRLARQHRAAGNDVFTYYFTHVDSVGSQYSLGAYHTAELPYVFGELSGPNGKDDDVRLSRVMQSWWTSFAIDGSPGTVDELQWPIYEASADSGVDLSGEYLGLKSNFRAEYCDFWDEWR; encoded by the coding sequence ATGCAACGCTTCGTCCTCGTCTTGTGTCTGATGACCGCGGTAACCGCTTGCGGCAACGACCCCGCCGGCGACTCGTCCGACGCCGACCGCTGGATCAACCCCGAGTCGCGTGCCGACGCGGGCGACGATGCGCGTGGTTCCGGTGATGTCGGCGGCGCAGGTGATACCGACAGTGCAGACGACGCCGGCGACGCGGGCTCGGACGCGACTGGCGACGCCGGATTGCCCGAAGGCGTCGTCATGACCGAAGAGGGGCCGGTCCAGGGCGACGAGTTTGCCGGGGTGACCAGCTTCTTTGGCGTTCCCTACGCCAAGCCCCCGGTGGGCGAGCTTCGATGGAAGGCGCCTCGGCCGCCCGAGCCGCGCTCCGAGACCCTCCAGGCCGACAGCTTCGGGCCCGCCTGTCCGCAACCCCGCGACAACGCCAACTTGCAAGAGCAGAGCGAGGACTGCCTCAAGCTCAACGTCTGGGCGCCCGGCCTCGGCGATGCGGAGCCCAAGCCCGTCATGGTCTGGCTGCACGGCGGCGGTTTTGTGGGAGGAAGCTCCCGGCAGACCGGCAACAGCGGGCGTCCGCTCTTCGACGGCGAGGACCTCGCTCGAAACGGTGTAGTCGTCGTGACCCTCGACTACCGTCTCGGGGCGCTCGGCTTCCTCGCCCACGAATCCTTTATCGGCGACGACCCAACATACCCCGCGGCCGGCAATTACGGGCTGCTCGACCAGATTCGGGCGCTCGAGTGGCTGCAAGCCAACATCGCTCAGTTCGGCGGCGACCCCGACAACATCACGCTCTTCGGACAGTCGGCAGGCGCAGCGAGCATCTGCACGCTGATGACGCTGCCTCAGGCCGAGGGGCTCTTCGACCGGGCGATCATGCAGAGTGGGTATTGTCCGGGCTGGCTGCGCAAGCTCGACGAGCGCCAGGTGCGCCAGGAGGCGGCCACCGAGCAGGGCGCGCGTCTCGCCCAAGCCGTCGGCTGCGCCGACTCGGCCGACGTCGCCCAGTGTCTGCGCTCGAAGCCTGCCGAAGACCTCGTCCAAGCCTTCGTCCTTCCCGAAGACTCGACCGAGCGGCCCGAGGGGTTCTCGCCGATTCTCGACGGGCATCTGATCCAACAGAGTCCCCGTCAGGTCGTCGAGCAGGGCGGGGCACATTCGATTCCGCTGGTCATCGGCGTGAACTCAGACGAGGGCTCGTTCTACGGCTTTCAAGACCGCAACATGACCGACGAAGAGTACGAGACGCGCCTCGCCGAGCTCTTCCCGACCCTCGACCATGTCATCATTCGCGAGTACCCGTCCAATGACTACCTCGAGCCTTGGCGCGCGCTGGCCGACGTGTGGGGGGACGCCATCATCGTCTGCCCGAGCCGGCGCCTCGCCCGGCAGCACCGCGCGGCGGGTAACGATGTGTTCACGTACTACTTCACCCACGTCGACTCGGTGGGCAGCCAGTACAGCCTCGGCGCCTACCACACCGCCGAGCTTCCGTACGTCTTCGGCGAGTTGTCCGGGCCGAACGGCAAAGACGACGACGTTCGCCTTTCGCGCGTGATGCAGTCGTGGTGGACGAGCTTCGCCATCGATGGGAGCCCGGGCACCGTCGACGAGCTCCAATGGCCGATCTACGAGGCCAGCGCCGACTCGGGCGTCGACCTCAGCGGCGAGTATCTGGGGCTGAAAAGCAACTTTCGCGCCGAGTATTGTGACTTCTGGGATGAATGGCGCTAG
- a CDS encoding GH92 family glycosyl hydrolase, producing the protein MLYRRHAAPLVLLSLLVLSACSDGDGNTEQPLDASTPDAQADVLSDTGDTSDAGETNDAGEEPQIVDAQRAFELVDPFIGTGGLGFGYAALTPAAQMPNGLVKLGPDTTKQGSHGELNHFSGYHYDDPDTRGFSHLHLVGTGAAGLGNLRVLPVAQVDAAKPWEQYTAMDKASEAAQPGYYTVDLPDAGVTAELTASLRGGLHKYSSTDGGVTLLFNPAGAVKTTPNTTVDMTVDGTTIEGNVIYSGDFATRSGPFTLHFSATMDPAPTSVSAWNDDGVQDDQTSAQGTQGGAVLEFDGATEVELRVGLSLVDLDQARLHRTEELDEKTFAEVRQAAKDAWLDKLGRVRLKGGSVENQTIFYTALYNIWRMPTRLDGIDGRYRGVDDEVHQADGFAYYSDLSLWDTFRTLHPWLALVDPELQRDSLKSLLAMKDASGYIPRWPAMQTFTGSMIGTPADLVFAESALKGIDGVDYEAAFDALYETATQKPADGAMFRGRTGVERYVELGYLPADEYDESVSRTLEFAWSDWALANLADHLGRSEAAELRARGENWKHLYNPDNGFFAPKNADGTFEEIGGSTFGREGPYTEGNAWHYRFYPIWHPEELAATFGGEEALYDPLSTFFEDSKLESDRFQTVLPDQMYWHGNEHDLGAVYLFHYAGRPDQVGRWSRVIQTTAYTTEPDGLAGNDDGGTLSAWYLFSALGFSPVAGGDWYMLGSPLFTYAEVDVADGQTLVIEAEGADVDTPYVTGVSLDGEAVEGATITHEQLMGATLRFEMSPDAPQ; encoded by the coding sequence ATGCTCTATCGACGCCACGCCGCTCCCCTCGTCCTGCTGTCTCTGCTCGTTTTGTCCGCCTGCTCCGACGGCGACGGTAACACCGAACAACCACTCGACGCTTCGACGCCCGACGCGCAGGCCGACGTCCTCTCCGATACCGGAGACACGAGCGACGCCGGCGAGACGAATGACGCCGGTGAGGAACCGCAGATCGTCGACGCCCAACGAGCCTTCGAGCTGGTCGACCCCTTTATCGGCACCGGCGGGCTCGGCTTCGGCTACGCCGCGCTCACCCCGGCCGCGCAGATGCCCAACGGACTCGTCAAGCTCGGCCCCGACACCACCAAGCAGGGCTCGCACGGCGAGCTCAATCACTTCAGCGGCTACCACTACGACGACCCGGACACGCGCGGGTTCAGCCACCTGCACCTCGTCGGCACCGGCGCGGCCGGCCTCGGAAACCTGCGCGTGCTGCCGGTCGCGCAGGTCGACGCCGCCAAGCCGTGGGAGCAGTACACCGCGATGGACAAAGCGTCCGAGGCCGCCCAGCCAGGCTACTACACCGTCGACCTCCCCGACGCCGGCGTCACCGCCGAGCTGACCGCCTCGCTCCGCGGCGGCCTCCACAAATACAGCTCTACGGACGGCGGCGTGACGCTCCTGTTCAACCCGGCCGGCGCGGTCAAGACGACGCCGAACACCACGGTCGACATGACCGTCGACGGGACGACCATCGAAGGAAACGTGATCTACTCGGGCGACTTCGCCACGCGCAGCGGCCCGTTCACCTTGCACTTCTCGGCGACGATGGACCCTGCTCCGACGAGCGTGTCGGCGTGGAACGATGACGGCGTGCAGGATGACCAGACCTCCGCGCAGGGCACACAGGGCGGGGCAGTGCTCGAATTCGACGGCGCCACTGAGGTCGAGCTTCGAGTGGGCTTGTCGCTGGTCGACCTCGACCAGGCGAGGCTCCACCGCACCGAGGAGCTCGACGAAAAGACCTTCGCCGAGGTGCGCCAAGCCGCCAAGGACGCCTGGCTCGACAAGCTCGGCCGGGTGCGCCTCAAAGGCGGCTCGGTGGAAAATCAGACCATCTTCTACACCGCGCTCTACAATATCTGGCGCATGCCCACCCGCCTCGACGGCATCGACGGGCGCTACCGCGGCGTCGACGACGAGGTCCATCAGGCCGACGGCTTCGCCTACTACTCCGACCTGTCGCTGTGGGACACCTTCCGCACGCTGCACCCGTGGCTCGCCCTCGTCGACCCCGAACTGCAGCGCGACTCGCTGAAGTCACTGTTGGCGATGAAGGACGCCTCCGGCTATATCCCGCGCTGGCCGGCGATGCAGACCTTCACGGGCAGCATGATCGGCACCCCCGCCGACCTCGTCTTCGCCGAGAGCGCGCTCAAAGGCATCGACGGCGTCGACTACGAGGCCGCCTTCGACGCGCTGTACGAGACGGCGACGCAAAAGCCCGCCGACGGGGCGATGTTCAGGGGGCGCACCGGCGTCGAGCGCTACGTCGAGCTTGGCTACCTGCCCGCCGACGAATACGACGAGTCGGTCTCGCGCACCCTCGAGTTCGCCTGGAGCGACTGGGCGCTCGCCAACCTCGCCGACCACCTGGGCCGCTCGGAAGCCGCCGAGCTGCGCGCTCGCGGCGAGAACTGGAAGCACCTCTACAACCCCGACAACGGCTTCTTCGCCCCCAAGAACGCCGACGGCACCTTCGAAGAGATTGGCGGCTCGACCTTCGGCCGCGAAGGCCCCTACACCGAGGGTAACGCCTGGCACTATCGCTTCTATCCCATCTGGCACCCCGAGGAGCTCGCCGCGACCTTCGGCGGCGAAGAGGCGCTCTACGATCCCCTGTCGACCTTCTTCGAGGACTCCAAGCTCGAGAGCGACCGCTTCCAGACAGTGCTCCCCGACCAGATGTATTGGCACGGAAACGAGCACGACCTCGGCGCCGTCTACCTGTTCCACTACGCCGGCCGCCCCGACCAAGTCGGCCGCTGGAGCCGCGTCATCCAGACGACCGCCTATACGACCGAGCCCGACGGCCTCGCCGGAAACGACGACGGCGGCACCTTGTCGGCCTGGTACCTCTTCAGCGCGCTCGGCTTCTCGCCGGTCGCCGGCGGTGACTGGTATATGCTCGGCTCGCCGCTCTTCACGTACGCCGAGGTCGACGTCGCCGACGGCCAGACGCTCGTCATCGAAGCCGAGGGCGCCGACGTCGACACGCCCTACGTCACCGGCGTGAGCCTCGACGGCGAGGCGGTCGAGGGGGCGACGATCACCCACGAGCAGCTTATGGGCGCGACGTTGCGCTTCGAGATGAGCCCGGACGCGCCTCAATAA
- a CDS encoding bile acid:sodium symporter family protein, producing MIDQVQLDFDPSSLFLLNVVLGLVMFGIALELTIDDFKRVIAEPRAVIVGLVGQLLLLPAMTFLLILALEPHPSIALGMILVAACPGGNMSNFFTHLSRGNSGLSISMTSVVTLTAVIATPFNVAFWGSKIPSTAALLTEVHVDPIKMVTIIAMLLALPIALGMSVRQKWPEGAKRWAKRFKSFSLVAFAAFVVIALGKNFDPFLEHIDKVFFLVLLHNGIALVLGYVLASISGLEERDRRAITIEVGIQNSGLGLVLIFNFFAGLGGMAVIAAWWGVWHLVAGLILGGYWARIEPVEAQQPQQQTANG from the coding sequence ATGATCGATCAGGTACAACTAGACTTCGACCCCTCGAGCCTCTTTCTTCTGAACGTGGTGCTGGGGCTGGTGATGTTTGGCATCGCGCTCGAGCTCACCATCGACGACTTCAAGCGCGTCATCGCTGAGCCGCGTGCGGTCATCGTGGGGTTGGTCGGCCAGCTTCTGTTGCTGCCGGCGATGACATTCTTGCTGATCTTGGCTCTCGAGCCACATCCGTCGATCGCACTGGGCATGATCTTGGTCGCCGCTTGTCCGGGCGGCAACATGTCGAATTTCTTCACTCATCTGAGCCGCGGAAACTCCGGGCTCTCCATCTCGATGACCTCGGTGGTCACGCTCACCGCCGTGATCGCCACGCCCTTCAACGTCGCCTTCTGGGGCTCGAAGATTCCGTCGACCGCGGCGCTCCTGACGGAGGTCCACGTCGATCCTATCAAGATGGTCACCATCATCGCGATGTTGCTGGCGCTGCCGATTGCGCTGGGGATGAGTGTGCGGCAGAAGTGGCCCGAGGGCGCCAAACGCTGGGCCAAACGTTTCAAGTCCTTCTCCCTGGTCGCCTTCGCTGCCTTCGTCGTGATCGCGCTGGGCAAGAACTTCGATCCGTTTTTGGAGCATATCGACAAGGTCTTCTTCTTGGTGCTCCTTCACAACGGTATAGCGCTGGTGCTGGGCTATGTTTTGGCCAGCATCTCGGGGCTCGAAGAGCGTGACCGGCGCGCCATCACCATCGAGGTCGGTATCCAGAACTCGGGGCTGGGGCTCGTGCTCATCTTCAACTTCTTCGCCGGCTTGGGCGGCATGGCGGTCATCGCAGCCTGGTGGGGTGTGTGGCACTTGGTCGCCGGTCTCATCTTGGGCGGCTACTGGGCGCGCATCGAGCCTGTCGAGGCGCAGCAACCTCAGCAGCAAACGGCAAACGGCTAG